The following proteins are encoded in a genomic region of Vibrio sinaloensis:
- a CDS encoding gamma-glutamyltransferase family protein, giving the protein MSYQAAVTAPHYLATQAGERILQQGGNAIEACIAMASALTVVYPHMTSLGGDGFWLIHRPGNEPIALNAAGKAAADLQHVEFGQHQRGAKSALTTAGAVAGWQTARERFAGSLSLQQIFAPAIEYAEQGFKVTETLHHAMVKLAAEYPGQGLETVFFNQGQPYQQGEQLRLPALARTYRALAEKGLQEWNTGSLARDNADFLTKAGSPIRFADIQTTKAKWCQPLRVSTQWGDFYNLGAPTQGGASLNIIGLLDQMVLSANQPQDFWNTLQGEEYALHHLVESVKVAFAWRNARLSDAEDCDHQMRQRLTQTELPRQYQAITPQAAPWPTPGPIGDTVWMGVVDQEGLAVSYIQSLYWEFGSGLVDPDTGVVWNNRCLGFNQDPSHPNAIAPNRQPMHTLNPPMALLSNGERLVYGTMGGEGQPQTQAAIIWRYLIQQMDLQSSLAAPRWLLGKTWGKSEDNLKVGESLFRRFGQQLLARGHDAVAAPDMAEFFGHAGAIHIADQQTHAASDPRSDGKAIVIPTNDNR; this is encoded by the coding sequence ATGTCTTACCAAGCAGCGGTAACGGCGCCGCACTATTTGGCCACTCAAGCAGGAGAAAGGATTCTCCAGCAAGGCGGCAATGCGATTGAAGCTTGTATCGCGATGGCGAGTGCACTGACCGTGGTGTATCCGCACATGACGAGCTTAGGCGGCGATGGCTTCTGGCTTATCCATCGCCCAGGTAATGAGCCAATTGCACTCAATGCAGCGGGAAAAGCGGCTGCCGATCTTCAGCATGTGGAGTTTGGTCAGCATCAGCGCGGTGCGAAGAGCGCGCTAACCACCGCGGGCGCGGTAGCGGGTTGGCAAACCGCGCGGGAACGATTTGCAGGAAGCCTGTCGCTACAACAGATATTCGCTCCTGCGATTGAGTATGCAGAGCAAGGCTTCAAAGTGACAGAAACGCTCCATCACGCCATGGTGAAACTTGCCGCGGAGTATCCGGGACAAGGGCTAGAAACGGTTTTCTTTAACCAAGGCCAGCCTTATCAGCAAGGCGAGCAGCTTAGACTTCCTGCGCTTGCCAGAACCTATCGAGCATTGGCGGAGAAAGGGTTGCAGGAGTGGAACACAGGTTCGCTAGCCCGTGACAATGCCGATTTTCTCACCAAAGCGGGCAGTCCAATCCGTTTTGCAGACATACAAACCACCAAGGCCAAGTGGTGTCAGCCGCTCAGGGTAAGTACCCAATGGGGCGACTTTTATAATCTCGGCGCGCCAACTCAAGGCGGTGCGTCACTCAATATCATTGGTTTGCTCGATCAGATGGTGTTAAGCGCCAATCAGCCTCAAGATTTCTGGAATACATTGCAGGGCGAAGAGTACGCGCTTCATCACTTGGTCGAAAGTGTCAAAGTGGCGTTTGCGTGGCGCAATGCTCGGTTAAGTGATGCTGAAGATTGCGACCATCAGATGCGGCAAAGGTTGACTCAGACTGAGCTGCCCCGTCAGTACCAAGCTATCACCCCGCAAGCTGCGCCGTGGCCAACACCAGGCCCGATTGGCGATACGGTTTGGATGGGGGTGGTAGACCAAGAGGGTTTGGCGGTCAGTTACATTCAAAGCCTTTACTGGGAGTTTGGCTCCGGCTTAGTCGATCCCGATACAGGCGTGGTGTGGAATAACCGCTGTTTAGGCTTCAATCAGGACCCGTCTCACCCCAATGCCATTGCGCCTAATCGACAGCCGATGCATACGCTCAATCCGCCAATGGCTCTTTTAAGCAATGGTGAGCGATTGGTGTACGGCACCATGGGGGGCGAGGGGCAACCACAAACGCAAGCCGCCATCATATGGCGTTACTTGATTCAACAAATGGACTTGCAGTCATCCCTCGCTGCGCCGCGCTGGCTGCTAGGTAAAACCTGGGGTAAGTCAGAAGACAATCTCAAAGTGGGGGAGTCTCTGTTTCGCCGATTCGGTCAGCAACTATTGGCGCGGGGACACGATGCGGTCGCGGCACCTGATATGGCTGAATTTTTCGGCCACGCTGGCGCCATACACATCGCTGACCAGCAAACACATGCCGCCAGCGATCCTCGTAGTGATGGTAAGGCGATCGTTATTCCAACCAACGACAACAGATAA
- a CDS encoding amidase family protein, with translation MSVKDLFDVQGFRTGAGSPIWLKGATPAKAHAKAVSLLQRSGAYLSHKTQLDELAYSLQGSNAHYGVSRNPLDKQRLSGGSSSGAAVSVARKESDIGLATDTGGSIRVPASYCGLYGLRPTYGSVSTSGLVPLAPRFDTAGVLTRDLESLRLAILALQSEAEVEDNSSADWKDQNKAQSIDTLVWCDAIWQGVDPKLRDYAWRWYQQAECAKHSLSPPILNATERKNCFAALQAESIWSAHGDWLNQHMTAFGADIQQRLRWGQSLLAQESGRDTLAKAEQDWRLWQQHQSQWLPQGAALIMPTVPSIAPLIDDDPECQRDALLGLTSIAGLSGWPQLQCPVFIDGDLPHGLSLLGREQSDIALIEFATAFPFIGQAPHP, from the coding sequence GTGTCGGTCAAAGATCTGTTTGATGTCCAAGGGTTTCGCACCGGCGCAGGCTCACCGATATGGCTAAAAGGTGCAACTCCGGCTAAGGCTCACGCCAAGGCGGTGTCTCTGCTGCAACGTTCAGGGGCTTATCTTAGCCATAAGACGCAGCTCGACGAACTGGCCTACTCGCTGCAGGGCAGTAATGCGCATTATGGTGTGTCACGCAATCCTCTCGATAAACAGCGCCTTAGCGGCGGCTCAAGCTCTGGTGCTGCGGTTTCGGTGGCGCGCAAAGAATCTGACATTGGGCTGGCGACTGACACCGGCGGCTCAATCCGAGTTCCGGCCAGCTATTGTGGTTTATATGGGCTGCGCCCAACCTATGGCAGCGTATCGACCTCAGGGTTAGTGCCGTTAGCCCCTAGGTTTGATACCGCAGGCGTGTTAACGCGCGATCTTGAGTCATTGCGGCTGGCGATCCTTGCCCTGCAAAGTGAAGCTGAGGTGGAAGACAACTCTAGCGCCGATTGGAAGGATCAGAACAAGGCCCAGAGCATAGATACCCTAGTTTGGTGTGATGCGATTTGGCAAGGTGTTGATCCAAAGCTTCGTGACTATGCGTGGCGCTGGTATCAACAGGCCGAGTGCGCCAAACATAGCCTCTCTCCACCGATTTTAAACGCAACAGAGCGCAAAAATTGCTTCGCGGCTTTGCAAGCTGAGTCGATATGGAGCGCCCATGGCGACTGGCTGAATCAGCACATGACTGCTTTTGGCGCTGACATTCAGCAGCGATTACGTTGGGGGCAGTCCCTGCTCGCACAGGAATCTGGCCGCGACACACTAGCAAAAGCTGAGCAGGACTGGCGGCTGTGGCAACAGCATCAGTCTCAGTGGTTGCCCCAGGGCGCGGCGCTAATCATGCCGACCGTCCCATCGATCGCCCCTTTGATTGATGACGATCCCGAGTGTCAGCGCGATGCTCTGCTCGGTTTAACCTCAATCGCAGGGTTGAGCGGTTGGCCGCAGTTGCAGTGTCCGGTGTTTATTGATGGCGATCTTCCTCATGGATTGAGTCTACTGGGTCGTGAGCAATCCGATATAGCCTTGATTGAGTTCGCCACTGCGTTTCCATTCATTGGCCAAGCACCCCATCCATAA
- a CDS encoding TetR/AcrR family transcriptional regulator produces the protein MGTATTTNDKSAQSGAIRKKNQSLILRAAAEEFAKHGFKGTTVQAIADRVDLPKANILYYFKSKTGLYKALLGEIMDMWNEGFSDQNGQQEPAEVIANYIREKMRYSRSHPLESKIFAMEIIQGAPVIRDTLERPMITWSKEKTGVIQGWVDAGKLPAIEPLYLMFMIWGTTQFYADFDTEIGLLKGRQLNDDEYAQAQEFTVQTVLKGLGLLA, from the coding sequence ATGGGAACAGCAACAACAACCAATGATAAGTCGGCCCAATCAGGGGCAATAAGAAAGAAAAATCAATCGCTTATATTGCGTGCGGCCGCTGAGGAGTTTGCAAAGCACGGCTTTAAAGGCACCACAGTGCAGGCCATCGCGGATCGCGTCGACCTGCCCAAAGCGAACATACTCTACTATTTCAAATCTAAAACGGGTCTTTATAAAGCGCTACTCGGTGAGATCATGGATATGTGGAACGAGGGGTTTTCCGACCAAAATGGTCAACAAGAGCCCGCAGAAGTTATCGCAAATTATATTCGCGAGAAAATGCGCTATAGCCGCTCACACCCTTTAGAATCAAAGATCTTTGCCATGGAAATCATTCAAGGCGCGCCAGTTATTCGCGATACGCTCGAGCGGCCAATGATCACCTGGAGTAAAGAAAAAACCGGCGTCATTCAAGGCTGGGTTGATGCGGGAAAGCTCCCTGCGATTGAGCCGCTTTATTTGATGTTTATGATTTGGGGGACGACCCAGTTTTACGCCGATTTTGATACTGAAATTGGTTTACTCAAAGGCCGTCAACTCAATGATGATGAGTATGCACAAGCTCAGGAATTTACCGTACAGACGGTGCTAAAAGGGCTGGGTCTACTCGCCTAA
- a CDS encoding ABC transporter ATP-binding protein, with protein sequence MKTKPLLELWNVSKIFPGVIANDNVNLRLDEGEILALLGENGAGKSTLVKMIYGVNRPDKGAILWRNQEVEIRSPNQARAMGIGMVFQHFSVFETLTVAENIELGLDKHFVDSLPDLRQAIISISKKYQLHVDPDRYVHSLSIGERQRVEILRCLIQDVKLLILDEPTSVLTPQEVAGLFRVLRSLAAEGCSILFISHKLKEVTELCHRAVILRGGVVSGECVPSNETPDSIARMMVGSDAELSENYPKKYSQQKVFETHQLTLPPSHPFGCGLNDVSLSLNAGEILGIAGVAGNGQEDLLQALSGEDTRADSHTIVFNGQPVAKKHAGERRALGMAYVPADRLGQGAVPEMSLTDNTLLTNSRSLVKNGWILRKKLRRLADAIIKDNKVKCHNQGSQAKSLSGGNLQKFIIGREVQQTPQVLICAHPTWGVDIGAASAIHRQLIALRDAGAAILVISEDIDELFVICDRMAALYEGRLSPSVETQRTNIEEVGKWIAGSFSASSESNDTSKESAHA encoded by the coding sequence ATGAAAACAAAACCACTGTTAGAGCTCTGGAATGTCAGCAAGATTTTTCCAGGTGTGATAGCAAATGACAACGTCAACCTGAGACTCGATGAGGGAGAGATCTTGGCCTTGCTCGGCGAAAACGGAGCAGGCAAGTCAACCCTGGTTAAAATGATCTACGGCGTGAATCGCCCAGACAAAGGGGCGATTTTGTGGCGCAATCAAGAAGTTGAAATTCGCTCACCCAATCAAGCCAGAGCCATGGGTATCGGTATGGTATTTCAACATTTTTCTGTGTTTGAAACCCTCACCGTTGCAGAAAATATCGAGCTGGGCTTAGACAAGCACTTTGTTGACTCACTTCCTGATTTACGCCAAGCGATCATCAGCATCAGTAAGAAGTATCAGCTTCACGTCGACCCTGATAGATACGTACATAGTCTAAGTATTGGTGAGCGCCAGCGGGTTGAAATCCTGCGCTGCTTGATTCAAGACGTCAAGCTGCTGATCCTAGATGAACCAACCTCAGTACTCACGCCGCAAGAGGTCGCTGGTCTGTTTCGCGTGCTGCGCAGTTTGGCCGCGGAAGGATGCAGTATCTTATTTATCAGCCACAAGCTGAAAGAAGTGACAGAGCTTTGCCATCGCGCGGTGATATTACGTGGCGGGGTCGTCAGTGGTGAATGTGTTCCCAGCAACGAAACCCCCGACTCCATCGCCCGCATGATGGTCGGTAGCGATGCGGAACTGTCTGAAAACTACCCAAAAAAATACTCTCAGCAAAAGGTCTTTGAAACTCATCAACTGACACTTCCCCCTTCTCATCCATTTGGCTGCGGCCTCAATGACGTCTCACTTAGCCTCAATGCAGGAGAAATTCTCGGTATTGCAGGGGTTGCAGGAAATGGTCAAGAGGACCTTTTGCAGGCGCTCAGTGGTGAAGATACCCGAGCAGACAGCCACACCATTGTATTTAACGGGCAGCCGGTGGCGAAAAAACACGCGGGAGAAAGGCGAGCGCTTGGCATGGCCTATGTGCCCGCGGATCGCCTCGGGCAAGGTGCGGTGCCGGAAATGAGTTTAACTGACAACACCTTGCTGACTAACTCCCGCTCATTGGTCAAAAATGGCTGGATTTTGCGCAAAAAACTGCGCCGCCTCGCCGATGCCATCATCAAAGACAACAAGGTCAAATGTCACAACCAAGGTTCGCAAGCCAAAAGTTTATCAGGCGGAAACTTACAAAAATTCATTATTGGACGTGAAGTTCAGCAAACGCCACAAGTGCTCATTTGTGCCCATCCGACCTGGGGCGTCGACATCGGCGCCGCCAGTGCGATTCATCGCCAATTGATCGCCCTGCGTGATGCGGGGGCCGCAATCTTGGTGATCTCAGAAGATATAGACGAGCTGTTTGTCATCTGCGACCGCATGGCCGCTCTCTATGAAGGTCGCTTATCACCGAGTGTCGAGACACAGCGCACCAATATTGAAGAGGTCGGAAAGTGGATTGCTGGCAGCTTTAGCGCCAGCAGTGAATCCAATGACACATCGAAGGAGAGCGCCCATGCTTAA
- a CDS encoding ABC transporter permease has product MLKVQPRIESSKLMAWLSPLIAIVLTAFFSSLMFIALDVSPLKAFDVFIVQPVSDPYNLGELMVKSAPLLLCAIGLALCYRANIWNIGAEGQLLVGAVVAGAIAIQANEQSSSVLLILALLGGVLAGMGWAAIPTLLNRIFHTNIILTTIMLNYIGLYVLLWSVHGPLADPQGFGFPESVMFADSVLLPTIMEQGRATISIVIAVGLAILAGVALFKTLPGFQLRVFGEDQSAARYAGFGGSKIIWMVMLFAGALAGFAGAAEVTGPIGQLIPSVSPGYGYAAIIVAYLGRLNPFGIIFASLFMGTLYMGSDLAQIELGLPTAITGLFQGTLLFLLLACDFLIHYRITIAPRETSKRREQAFEQAKRAQDTLATDNKSPQQQGAA; this is encoded by the coding sequence ATGCTTAAGGTCCAACCTCGTATTGAGAGCTCAAAACTCATGGCTTGGCTATCGCCGCTGATTGCCATCGTACTGACGGCATTTTTCTCAAGCTTAATGTTTATTGCCCTAGACGTCAGCCCTTTAAAGGCGTTTGACGTGTTCATTGTGCAGCCGGTAAGCGATCCCTACAACTTAGGCGAGTTGATGGTCAAATCCGCTCCGTTACTGCTGTGTGCCATAGGTTTAGCCTTGTGCTATCGCGCCAACATCTGGAATATCGGTGCCGAAGGACAACTGCTGGTTGGCGCAGTGGTTGCAGGGGCGATAGCGATTCAAGCGAATGAGCAAAGCAGCAGTGTCCTCTTGATCCTGGCTCTATTGGGCGGTGTACTCGCTGGCATGGGTTGGGCCGCTATTCCTACCTTGCTTAATCGCATCTTCCATACCAACATCATTCTCACCACCATAATGCTGAATTACATCGGCTTGTATGTGTTGCTGTGGTCAGTACATGGGCCATTAGCTGATCCGCAAGGGTTTGGTTTTCCTGAGTCGGTGATGTTTGCCGATAGCGTGTTGCTGCCGACCATAATGGAGCAGGGCCGCGCCACCATCAGTATCGTTATCGCGGTTGGGCTGGCGATTCTAGCGGGCGTCGCGCTATTTAAAACCTTACCCGGATTCCAGTTGCGCGTATTTGGCGAAGATCAGTCGGCAGCAAGGTACGCCGGCTTTGGAGGCAGCAAAATCATCTGGATGGTAATGCTGTTCGCCGGAGCGCTGGCGGGCTTTGCCGGTGCCGCAGAAGTGACCGGCCCGATTGGTCAATTGATTCCTTCGGTGTCACCTGGCTATGGGTATGCAGCGATCATTGTCGCTTACCTTGGTCGACTCAACCCATTCGGCATTATCTTCGCTTCCTTATTTATGGGCACCCTATATATGGGCAGCGATCTGGCACAAATCGAGCTCGGCTTACCCACCGCCATTACTGGGCTGTTCCAAGGCACTTTATTGTTCCTGCTATTAGCGTGTGACTTCTTAATTCACTACCGAATCACCATCGCGCCAAGAGAGACATCGAAACGTCGAGAACAAGCCTTCGAGCAAGCTAAACGCGCTCAAGACACACTAGCAACCGACAACAAATCCCCACAGCAGCAAGGAGCGGCATGA
- a CDS encoding ABC transporter permease, which translates to MMDVLFIQQILVAAVKTGTPLLLIALGELICEKSGVLNLGQEGMMLMGAMAGFAGAYYTGNLFFGVTLAIIAGMTMAALFGALSLSLNTNQVATGLALTIFGTGLSAFLGGSLVGSTLEGFKPIAIPLLSQIPFFGALLFHQDILVYLSFVIVAAAWYVKHQTRIGLTIRAVGENPHSANALGIRVIQVRYLATLFGGAMAGLAGAYLSLAYTPMWMENMTAGRGWIALALVVFASWRIGYLALGAYLFGLASILHLVMQGFGFDISPNLLAMTPYVATIAVMVIISSNAIKQKLATPMSLGKPFDPKLH; encoded by the coding sequence ATGATGGATGTTCTATTTATTCAACAAATCTTAGTAGCTGCGGTTAAAACCGGAACGCCGTTGCTACTGATCGCGCTGGGCGAATTGATCTGCGAGAAATCAGGCGTGCTCAATCTAGGCCAAGAAGGCATGATGCTGATGGGCGCAATGGCCGGTTTTGCAGGTGCGTATTACACCGGCAATCTCTTTTTTGGCGTAACACTGGCCATCATCGCGGGCATGACAATGGCTGCGCTGTTTGGGGCGCTCTCTTTGTCTCTCAACACCAACCAAGTGGCAACCGGTTTGGCGCTGACCATCTTTGGCACTGGATTGAGCGCATTTCTGGGAGGCAGCCTGGTCGGTTCTACATTGGAAGGCTTCAAACCGATCGCCATCCCTTTGCTCAGCCAGATCCCATTTTTCGGTGCGCTGCTTTTCCATCAAGATATTTTGGTTTATTTGAGCTTCGTGATTGTTGCCGCGGCTTGGTATGTGAAGCATCAGACTCGGATTGGCTTAACCATTCGCGCTGTAGGTGAAAACCCGCATTCAGCCAATGCCTTAGGCATTCGCGTTATCCAAGTCCGCTACTTAGCGACCCTGTTTGGCGGTGCGATGGCCGGACTCGCTGGGGCTTACTTATCCCTTGCCTATACACCGATGTGGATGGAAAACATGACCGCAGGGCGTGGCTGGATCGCTCTTGCTCTGGTGGTCTTTGCCTCTTGGCGGATTGGATATTTGGCCCTTGGCGCCTACTTGTTTGGCTTAGCTTCAATTCTGCACTTAGTGATGCAAGGGTTCGGTTTCGACATCTCGCCGAATCTACTCGCCATGACCCCATACGTTGCAACTATCGCCGTGATGGTGATCATCAGCTCCAACGCGATCAAGCAAAAACTCGCGACGCCAATGAGTTTAGGCAAACCTTTTGACCCGAAACTGCATTAA
- a CDS encoding BMP family ABC transporter substrate-binding protein: protein MKTKTWVKAVALSLSTLFSTSVLAEDPLKVGFVYVGPVGDHGWSYEHDQGRQNLEQHYGTKVETTFVENVPEGADAERVITQLAKSGHDVIFTTSFGFMNPTLKAAKRFPQVKFEHATGYKRSKNVSTYALRTYEGRYVSGVAAGMATKTNTIGYIASFPIPEVIRDINSVFLGAKSVNPDVKIKIVWVNTWYDPGKESDAANALMDQGVDIILQHTDSPAPLIAAEKRGVMGIGQASDMSHFAPKSHMFSVRNVWGPHYISSVQQVMDNNWKAEDFWGGFKDDVLQIVSINPELPAELKQAITATQAKIKSGEFHPFTGPLKDNSGKEVVAAGYTMNDKELAGINWYVEGIDAKIPN from the coding sequence ATGAAAACAAAAACCTGGGTTAAAGCCGTCGCGCTCTCCCTTTCAACTCTATTCTCAACCTCGGTTCTGGCTGAAGATCCATTAAAAGTCGGCTTTGTCTATGTTGGTCCTGTGGGTGACCACGGATGGAGCTATGAGCACGACCAAGGACGTCAGAATCTAGAGCAGCATTACGGCACTAAGGTGGAAACGACCTTTGTCGAGAATGTGCCAGAAGGCGCGGATGCTGAACGTGTCATCACCCAGTTGGCTAAATCTGGACACGACGTGATTTTTACCACCTCATTTGGTTTTATGAACCCAACCCTCAAGGCCGCGAAACGTTTCCCACAGGTGAAGTTTGAGCATGCCACCGGCTATAAACGTTCGAAGAACGTCTCAACCTACGCGCTTAGAACTTACGAGGGGCGTTATGTCTCTGGCGTAGCTGCGGGCATGGCGACCAAAACCAACACCATTGGCTATATTGCGTCATTCCCCATTCCTGAGGTGATTCGCGATATTAACTCAGTATTTCTTGGCGCTAAGAGCGTCAACCCTGATGTAAAAATCAAGATTGTGTGGGTCAACACTTGGTATGACCCAGGTAAAGAGTCTGATGCGGCTAACGCACTAATGGATCAAGGCGTCGACATCATTCTGCAACACACAGACAGCCCAGCACCTCTTATCGCGGCTGAAAAACGCGGCGTGATGGGTATCGGTCAGGCTTCAGACATGAGCCATTTCGCCCCTAAATCGCACATGTTCTCGGTGCGCAATGTGTGGGGACCTCATTACATCAGCAGCGTTCAGCAAGTTATGGATAACAATTGGAAAGCAGAAGATTTCTGGGGCGGCTTTAAAGACGATGTGCTGCAGATTGTGTCTATCAACCCTGAACTGCCTGCTGAACTCAAGCAAGCGATCACCGCTACGCAAGCAAAAATCAAATCTGGCGAATTCCACCCATTTACCGGGCCACTGAAAGATAACAGCGGTAAGGAAGTGGTAGCTGCAGGTTACACCATGAATGATAAGGAGCTCGCGGGCATCAACTGGTACGTCGAAGGTATCGACGCCAAGATCCCGAACTAA
- the xdhA gene encoding xanthine dehydrogenase small subunit, whose amino-acid sequence MLELMLNDQIVQIDYAKPDSMLLEYLREQQGLTGTKEGCASGDCGACTVVMVDTDADNELRYRQINACITPLNALHGKQIITVEHLSQHGVMHPVQQAVVERHGTQCGFCTPGIVMSLYALCKQKQAPDNPADYLAGNLCRCTGYGPLIEAAQHIAQVEIFDPAQQSEQALKAWLNQCDEQQTVNYLKPKTRQQLAVAKQQLPEAKLLCGATDLALDVTQQLNTIPQIIDLSEVDDLLTISETKSGWRIGAAVPLTQVHTLMKTHFPSTNEVLERLGSLTIRNRASLGGSLGHASPIGDIAPLLISLNGKIEVDDGTDKILYAPEDYITGYRETQLKPNQWISAVHIPRLAPNQKHAIYKVSKRYEDDISTVVLALNLTLDSEQRVKHCILSAGGIAAKSVRLTELENLFIGRPFTQLLVQKVKAVVPEVIHPLSDVRGSAEYRVQLVQNLLQRFYLECHQISTRLAEHA is encoded by the coding sequence ATGCTAGAACTGATGCTCAATGACCAGATTGTCCAAATCGATTACGCAAAGCCAGATTCCATGCTGCTTGAATATCTCCGTGAGCAGCAAGGCTTAACAGGGACTAAAGAGGGCTGTGCCAGCGGTGACTGCGGCGCCTGTACTGTGGTTATGGTTGATACCGACGCCGATAACGAGCTTCGCTACCGACAAATCAATGCCTGTATCACGCCACTCAATGCGCTGCATGGCAAACAGATCATCACAGTCGAACACTTAAGCCAACACGGCGTCATGCATCCTGTGCAGCAAGCCGTGGTTGAACGCCATGGCACACAGTGCGGTTTTTGTACGCCCGGCATTGTTATGTCGCTGTACGCGCTGTGCAAACAAAAGCAAGCACCAGACAATCCTGCTGACTATCTTGCTGGCAACTTGTGTCGATGCACCGGTTACGGCCCGCTTATCGAAGCAGCTCAACACATCGCCCAAGTTGAGATCTTTGACCCAGCACAACAGAGCGAACAAGCGCTCAAAGCTTGGCTCAATCAGTGCGATGAGCAACAAACGGTCAACTATCTTAAACCGAAAACTCGCCAGCAATTGGCTGTAGCCAAACAGCAACTGCCCGAGGCTAAGCTGCTGTGCGGCGCTACCGATTTAGCCCTTGATGTCACCCAACAATTAAACACCATACCGCAAATCATTGATCTGTCTGAAGTGGACGACTTGCTCACCATTAGCGAAACCAAGTCTGGTTGGCGCATTGGTGCGGCGGTTCCACTGACACAAGTCCATACTCTGATGAAAACCCATTTTCCCAGCACCAATGAAGTGCTGGAACGCTTGGGCAGCTTGACCATTCGCAATCGCGCTTCTCTAGGAGGCAGTCTGGGACACGCTTCGCCAATCGGTGACATCGCCCCACTGCTGATTAGCCTTAACGGCAAAATCGAAGTCGATGATGGAACCGATAAAATCCTCTATGCCCCTGAAGATTACATTACCGGTTATCGAGAAACGCAGTTGAAGCCGAATCAATGGATCAGCGCAGTGCACATCCCAAGGCTTGCCCCCAATCAAAAACATGCCATTTACAAAGTCAGCAAACGTTATGAAGACGATATCTCTACCGTGGTACTCGCACTCAACCTGACGCTAGATAGCGAGCAAAGAGTCAAACACTGCATTCTCTCGGCAGGGGGGATTGCCGCCAAGTCTGTGCGCTTGACTGAACTGGAGAACCTATTCATCGGTCGACCTTTTACTCAGCTGTTGGTGCAAAAAGTCAAAGCGGTCGTGCCTGAAGTCATTCATCCACTTTCTGACGTTCGTGGTAGCGCCGAGTATCGCGTCCAGTTGGTTCAAAACCTACTGCAACGTTTCTACTTAGAGTGTCATCAAATTTCAACAAGGTTGGCCGAACATGCGTAG